One Eubacteriales bacterium mix99 genomic window carries:
- the groES gene encoding co-chaperone GroES: MNIKPLGDRVVIKMLESEESTKSGIVLPSSAKEKPQMAEVLAVGPGGMVDGKEVRMEVKVGEKIIYSKYAGTEVKLDDTEYIIVRQSDILAVVE; this comes from the coding sequence ATGAATATTAAGCCATTGGGAGACAGAGTCGTCATTAAGATGCTGGAAAGCGAAGAATCCACAAAAAGTGGCATTGTCCTTCCCAGCTCCGCAAAAGAAAAACCTCAAATGGCTGAGGTTCTGGCAGTAGGACCAGGCGGTATGGTAGACGGCAAGGAAGTCAGGATGGAAGTCAAGGTCGGCGAAAAAATCATCTATTCCAAATATGCCGGCACAGAAGTCAAGCTGGATGACACCGAGTATATCATTGTAAGGCAAAGTGACATTCTCGCAGTAGTCGAGTAA
- a CDS encoding DUF6062 family protein, giving the protein MKYHLDTIPVWDAYRANGECPLCILEEQSEKFNISSFLGGSVMEPDVRTEVNKKGFCPRHNGLLYNAQNRLGLALMTHTHVLETNREMKERTDHLDQVLRNPGKASIPFLKKASGKRSAQEAAIHAFSDWMKQHRDQCIICDRIHDALNQYVYTILHLWEQDPEFRKTMSDSKGFCFSHLPLVLDMATEYLSSKQQGDFLKDLLPVQSRNMDRLEQELQWFTRKFDYRNQDKSWGNSRDALPRILQKLTGKFME; this is encoded by the coding sequence ATGAAATACCATCTGGATACCATTCCTGTCTGGGATGCATACCGGGCCAACGGAGAATGTCCCCTCTGCATACTGGAGGAGCAATCGGAAAAATTCAATATTTCTTCTTTTCTGGGAGGATCCGTTATGGAACCGGATGTCCGGACTGAAGTCAACAAAAAGGGATTTTGCCCCCGGCACAACGGGCTTCTCTACAATGCACAAAACAGACTGGGACTGGCTTTGATGACCCATACCCATGTATTGGAAACCAACAGGGAAATGAAAGAAAGGACAGACCATCTGGATCAGGTACTGCGGAATCCGGGCAAGGCTTCCATACCTTTTCTGAAAAAGGCTTCCGGTAAACGATCTGCACAGGAAGCTGCCATTCACGCATTCTCCGATTGGATGAAACAGCACCGGGATCAATGCATTATCTGTGACCGGATCCACGATGCGCTGAATCAATACGTCTACACCATCCTTCATCTGTGGGAGCAGGATCCGGAGTTCCGAAAAACCATGAGCGACTCGAAAGGCTTTTGTTTTTCTCATCTTCCGCTGGTGCTGGATATGGCAACAGAATATCTGAGCAGCAAACAGCAGGGAGATTTTCTAAAGGACCTGCTGCCGGTCCAATCCCGGAACATGGACCGGCTGGAACAGGAACTGCAATGGTTTACCCGGAAGTTTGATTACCGCAATCAGGACAAATCCTGGGGAAATTCCAGGGATGCATTGCCCAGAATTCTACAGAAGTTGACCGGAAAGTTCATGGAATGA
- a CDS encoding SPOR domain-containing protein, whose protein sequence is MRYSRLKKRRRKKRYAKLFLTALLILGILYVVSAGKLGKFVSRLVSPIINQKDNSGGTDEVSKAEPILTVPEDKADSKDGKKKDTSKVTETIKANSLSMFTIQMSAFTDEKNANEFAKQLQSEGGAGYVLKDEFFRVLAVGFQKEEDAKKVKEQLKADGMESHIYPVSSSGADMKITATKTNISAIRSAYEMWEEKYLALEKVIRDLDSDAIPAADAYGQMEKIKKEVTEKEDELKAMNARQDNNAVLSGLVSLYESGSKSFDGILAEKSSDKVTVSSKIKYTHIEMIMRYKEYMTQIAK, encoded by the coding sequence ATGAGATACTCAAGGCTGAAAAAGAGAAGAAGGAAAAAAAGATATGCAAAATTGTTTCTGACAGCATTGCTGATACTGGGGATCCTCTATGTCGTTTCCGCCGGAAAGCTGGGCAAGTTTGTCAGCCGGCTGGTTTCGCCCATTATCAATCAGAAAGATAATTCCGGCGGAACGGATGAGGTATCCAAAGCGGAACCGATTCTGACGGTACCGGAGGATAAGGCGGATTCCAAAGACGGGAAGAAAAAGGATACCAGTAAAGTAACGGAAACCATAAAGGCAAATTCCCTGTCCATGTTTACCATTCAGATGAGCGCCTTTACAGACGAAAAAAATGCCAATGAATTTGCAAAACAGCTGCAATCGGAAGGCGGGGCAGGATATGTGCTGAAGGATGAATTTTTCCGGGTGCTGGCAGTTGGCTTTCAGAAAGAGGAAGATGCAAAAAAAGTCAAGGAACAATTGAAAGCGGATGGAATGGAATCTCATATCTATCCAGTTTCCTCTTCGGGAGCGGACATGAAAATCACTGCGACGAAAACAAATATCAGTGCCATCCGGTCCGCATATGAAATGTGGGAAGAAAAATATCTGGCTCTGGAAAAGGTCATCCGTGATCTGGATTCCGATGCCATTCCTGCAGCAGATGCCTACGGGCAAATGGAAAAGATCAAAAAGGAGGTGACCGAAAAAGAGGATGAGCTGAAAGCCATGAATGCCAGGCAGGACAACAACGCCGTTCTTTCCGGTCTGGTCAGCCTGTATGAAAGCGGCAGCAAGTCCTTTGATGGAATCCTGGCTGAAAAGTCGTCGGATAAGGTGACGGTTTCGTCCAAAATAAAGTATACGCATATTGAAATGATAATGCGGTATAAGGAATATATGACGCAGATAGCCAAATAG
- the nuoE gene encoding NADH-quinone oxidoreductase subunit NuoE gives MAASILQEEKEKASELQHVIDEYKGEEGPLMPILHRAQEIFGYLPLEVQEYIAEALHIPVSDIYGVATFYSQFTLKPKGTYSVGVCLGTACYVKGSQKILDEVIQELGIQPGDTTGDNRFTLTATRCLGACGLAPVMTINDEVYGRLTPSDVKGILDRYRSK, from the coding sequence ATGGCAGCTTCCATACTTCAGGAAGAGAAAGAAAAGGCTTCAGAGCTGCAGCATGTCATCGATGAGTATAAAGGGGAAGAGGGGCCTCTGATGCCCATTTTGCACCGGGCTCAGGAGATTTTTGGGTATCTGCCGCTTGAAGTTCAGGAATATATAGCAGAAGCTTTGCATATTCCGGTCAGTGATATATACGGAGTGGCTACGTTCTATTCTCAATTCACACTGAAGCCAAAGGGAACCTATTCTGTCGGTGTCTGTCTTGGGACCGCCTGCTATGTAAAAGGTTCTCAGAAGATACTGGATGAAGTGATTCAGGAATTGGGCATCCAGCCCGGAGATACGACAGGAGATAACCGGTTTACCCTTACCGCTACCCGGTGCCTCGGAGCATGCGGCCTGGCGCCGGTCATGACAATCAACGATGAGGTATATGGACGCTTGACTCCATCGGATGTCAAAGGCATTCTTGACAGGTACCGAAGCAAATAG
- a CDS encoding ATP-binding protein — protein sequence MEDVSLHVLDIVQNSIAAEASRIVIFIQDRPEQDRLEIRICDNGKGMDPDQVKSVSDPFYTTRTTRRVGLGIPLLQASAEATGGYLKIRSEKGTGTVVQAVFHSKHIDCPPMGRMEDTMAVLICCNPDVQFHYSHIFSDRKFVLHSGEIQQKLGEISIAYPDVIMWIKDYIHSGLEEIYGGVGG from the coding sequence ATGGAGGATGTTTCGCTTCATGTTCTGGACATTGTGCAAAATTCCATTGCCGCAGAGGCGTCCCGGATTGTGATTTTCATTCAGGATCGCCCGGAGCAGGATCGGTTGGAGATCCGGATCTGCGACAATGGAAAGGGCATGGATCCGGATCAGGTAAAAAGCGTTTCGGATCCGTTCTATACTACGCGCACAACCCGACGGGTCGGGCTCGGCATTCCGTTGCTCCAGGCATCGGCGGAGGCCACGGGAGGATACTTGAAGATTCGTTCTGAAAAAGGAACCGGCACAGTTGTACAGGCTGTCTTTCACAGCAAACATATTGATTGTCCTCCAATGGGCAGGATGGAGGATACCATGGCGGTGCTGATCTGTTGCAATCCGGACGTACAGTTTCATTACAGTCATATTTTTTCTGACAGGAAGTTTGTATTGCATAGCGGTGAAATTCAGCAAAAATTAGGAGAAATAAGCATTGCATATCCGGATGTCATTATGTGGATCAAAGATTATATTCACAGTGGTCTCGAAGAAATCTACGGAGGTGTTGGAGGATGA
- a CDS encoding (2Fe-2S) ferredoxin domain-containing protein, whose amino-acid sequence MKSLEELEEVRQKALDSVKLRKSRAGTRIVVGMATCGIAAGARPVLLSFLDEIKKRNLGDVIVSQTGCMGTCRLEPMVEVYRPGEEKVTYVKMTADKVKRVVTEHIANGHPVIEYTIGSAE is encoded by the coding sequence ATGAAGTCACTGGAAGAATTGGAGGAAGTCCGGCAGAAGGCACTGGATTCCGTAAAGCTGCGAAAAAGCAGGGCGGGTACCCGAATTGTGGTGGGTATGGCGACCTGCGGTATTGCAGCTGGTGCCAGACCGGTATTGCTGTCTTTCCTGGACGAAATAAAGAAGAGAAACCTGGGGGACGTGATCGTTTCCCAGACCGGATGTATGGGCACATGTCGTCTGGAGCCCATGGTGGAGGTTTATCGCCCCGGAGAGGAAAAAGTCACTTACGTGAAAATGACTGCGGATAAGGTAAAAAGGGTTGTAACAGAGCATATTGCAAACGGCCATCCCGTCATAGAATATACGATTGGTTCCGCAGAGTAA
- the nuoF gene encoding NADH-quinone oxidoreductase subunit NuoF, with protein MEFYRSHVLVCGGTGCHSSGSADVMSTFRTELEKNKLEKEVKLVQTGCFGLCAVGPVVIVYPEGAFYSKVKKEDVPRIVSEHLLKGRMVTDLLYHDRVHEDNAVKSLDQVEFYKKQKRMALRNCGLIDPENIKEYIAFDGYQALAKVLTKMTPDETIQVIKASGLRGRGGAGFPTGLKWEFTARAKSDRKYVCCNADEGDPGAFMDRSLLEGDPHSVLEAMAIAGYAVGAGQGYIYVRAEYPIAVKRLGIAIEQARKEDLLGKNIFDTGFDFDIELRLGAGAFVCGEETALMASIEGKRGEPRPRPPFPANRGVFGKPTLLNNVETYANIPQIILKGADWFSSIGTEKSKGTKVFALGGKINNTGLVEVPMGTTLREIVDDIGGGIPNGRKFKAAQTGGPSGGCISAEHLDTPIDYDSLKKIGSMMGSGGLIVMDEDNCMVDIARFYLDFTVEESCGKCPPCRIGTRRMLEILNRITSGKGQEGDIERLEELGRSIQTSALCGLGQTAPNPVLSTIRYFRDEYEAHIREKRCPAGVCKALLQITIQADTCKGCGLCARACPVGAISGERRSAHTIDQTKCIKCGTCLEKCPFQAIVKG; from the coding sequence ATGGAATTTTATCGTTCCCATGTTCTGGTTTGTGGGGGAACAGGGTGCCATTCTTCCGGCTCTGCGGATGTGATGAGCACATTTCGGACAGAGCTTGAAAAAAACAAACTGGAAAAAGAGGTTAAGCTGGTTCAGACCGGCTGCTTTGGATTATGTGCAGTAGGTCCGGTGGTGATTGTGTATCCGGAGGGTGCCTTTTACAGCAAAGTAAAAAAGGAAGACGTTCCGAGGATTGTAAGCGAGCATTTGTTGAAGGGCAGAATGGTTACCGATCTTCTGTATCATGACAGGGTCCATGAAGACAATGCGGTCAAGTCCCTGGATCAGGTGGAGTTCTATAAAAAGCAAAAGCGCATGGCATTGCGGAACTGCGGTTTGATTGATCCGGAGAACATCAAAGAATATATAGCCTTTGACGGATATCAGGCCCTTGCCAAGGTTTTGACGAAAATGACGCCGGACGAAACCATTCAGGTCATCAAGGCATCCGGATTAAGGGGAAGGGGCGGCGCAGGTTTTCCCACTGGCCTGAAATGGGAGTTTACCGCCAGGGCCAAAAGCGACCGGAAGTATGTCTGCTGCAATGCCGATGAAGGGGATCCCGGCGCATTCATGGACCGCAGTTTACTGGAGGGGGATCCTCACAGCGTATTGGAAGCCATGGCCATTGCCGGTTATGCGGTGGGGGCAGGTCAGGGCTATATTTATGTCCGGGCGGAGTATCCCATTGCGGTAAAACGGCTGGGCATTGCAATTGAACAGGCAAGAAAAGAAGACCTGTTGGGAAAGAACATTTTTGATACCGGGTTTGACTTTGATATTGAATTGAGATTGGGCGCCGGTGCTTTTGTCTGCGGGGAGGAAACCGCATTGATGGCGTCCATTGAGGGAAAACGGGGAGAGCCGAGGCCCAGGCCGCCTTTTCCGGCAAACAGGGGTGTGTTTGGCAAGCCAACGCTTTTAAATAACGTGGAAACGTATGCCAATATCCCGCAGATTATTTTAAAAGGTGCAGATTGGTTTTCTTCCATCGGTACGGAAAAAAGTAAAGGTACCAAAGTCTTTGCACTGGGCGGCAAAATCAACAATACAGGTTTGGTGGAAGTGCCCATGGGCACAACGCTGCGGGAAATTGTCGATGATATCGGAGGAGGCATTCCCAACGGCAGGAAATTCAAGGCTGCCCAGACCGGCGGCCCATCCGGCGGATGTATTTCTGCGGAGCATCTGGATACGCCCATCGACTATGATTCCCTGAAAAAGATCGGCTCCATGATGGGCTCCGGCGGATTGATCGTGATGGATGAGGACAACTGCATGGTTGATATTGCCCGCTTTTATCTGGACTTTACCGTGGAGGAATCCTGCGGGAAATGTCCCCCCTGCCGGATTGGCACCAGACGAATGCTGGAAATCCTGAATCGGATTACCAGTGGAAAAGGGCAGGAGGGCGACATTGAAAGGCTGGAGGAACTGGGCAGAAGCATTCAGACCTCCGCTCTCTGTGGCCTGGGACAAACCGCTCCCAATCCGGTTTTGAGCACCATTCGTTATTTCCGTGATGAATATGAGGCGCATATTCGGGAGAAGAGGTGTCCGGCAGGCGTCTGCAAGGCATTGCTGCAGATTACCATCCAGGCGGATACCTGCAAAGGCTGCGGCCTTTGTGCCAGGGCGTGTCCTGTCGGTGCGATTTCCGGGGAACGCAGGAGTGCTCATACCATTGATCAGACGAAATGCATCAAATGTGGTACCTGTCTGGAAAAATGCCCTTTCCAGGCAATCGTAAAGGGCTAG
- a CDS encoding NADH-dependent [FeFe] hydrogenase, group A6 → MEMVKVTIDGIKVEVPQGSTVLEAARAAGIHIPTLCYLKGVNEIGACRMCLVEVKGARSLQASCVYSVADGMEIRTNSLAVRDARRTNLELILSDHDRSCLTCVRGGNCELQALSRQLGVDDIRFRGERVHFAVDDASPAIVRDSNKCILCRRCISTCRNVQGIGAIGMAERGFHSVVEPIFGKSLSEVNCIYCGQCIEACPTGALRERNDTGRVWDAIENPDLHVVVQTAPAVRVALGEEFGMPVGTRVSGKMVAALRRLGFDRVFDTDFGADLTVMEEGTELLNRLKHAGKLPMITSCSPGWVKYCEHNYPEFLDNLSTCKSPHEMLGAVIKSYYAEKEGIDPSRIFVVSVMPCTSKKFEAVRPELKATGYPDVDVVLTTRELAGMIKQAGIEFTGLPDESFDPILGDSTGAGVIFGTTGGVMEAALRTLSEVVTGRPLEEPEFQEVRGLDGVKEMEVSLGGQTIRAAVAHGTANARRLLDQIKSGEKEYHFVEIMGCPGGCVNGGGQPIVHAQRRMDENVAGIRASALYEEDRNLPIRKSHENPSIRRIYREYLSEPNSPKAHELLHTHYTVRSRY, encoded by the coding sequence ATGGAAATGGTAAAGGTAACCATAGACGGTATTAAAGTGGAAGTGCCACAGGGAAGTACGGTTCTGGAGGCAGCAAGGGCTGCCGGCATTCACATACCGACATTATGCTATCTGAAGGGAGTCAATGAAATCGGGGCCTGCCGGATGTGTCTGGTAGAGGTAAAGGGGGCCAGATCCTTGCAGGCGTCCTGTGTTTATTCGGTTGCGGACGGTATGGAGATTCGGACAAATTCCCTGGCAGTCCGGGATGCCAGAAGAACAAATCTTGAGTTGATTTTGTCCGATCATGACCGCAGCTGCCTTACTTGCGTGCGAGGTGGAAATTGTGAGCTGCAGGCTCTTTCCAGGCAGCTGGGAGTAGACGACATCCGTTTCAGGGGGGAGCGGGTCCATTTTGCAGTTGATGATGCCTCTCCTGCGATAGTACGGGATTCCAACAAGTGCATTCTGTGCCGACGCTGCATTTCCACCTGCAGAAATGTTCAGGGGATCGGTGCCATTGGAATGGCGGAGAGAGGCTTTCATTCCGTTGTCGAACCGATATTTGGCAAAAGCCTGTCCGAGGTAAACTGCATTTATTGCGGGCAATGTATTGAGGCTTGCCCGACAGGCGCATTGCGAGAGAGAAATGACACCGGCAGGGTATGGGATGCCATCGAAAATCCTGATCTTCATGTTGTGGTTCAGACGGCTCCTGCGGTACGGGTCGCATTGGGAGAGGAATTCGGTATGCCCGTGGGAACCCGTGTTAGCGGAAAGATGGTTGCAGCATTGCGACGACTCGGCTTTGACCGTGTCTTTGATACGGACTTCGGGGCGGATCTTACTGTCATGGAGGAGGGAACTGAGCTGCTGAACCGCCTGAAACATGCCGGGAAACTGCCTATGATCACCTCCTGCAGCCCGGGCTGGGTTAAATATTGCGAACACAATTATCCGGAATTCCTGGACAATCTGTCTACCTGCAAATCTCCCCACGAGATGCTGGGTGCCGTGATCAAATCCTATTATGCCGAAAAAGAGGGGATCGATCCTTCCAGGATTTTTGTGGTATCCGTTATGCCCTGTACCTCAAAGAAGTTTGAGGCGGTCCGGCCGGAACTGAAAGCGACGGGATATCCGGATGTGGATGTGGTATTGACTACGCGGGAGCTGGCAGGAATGATCAAACAGGCCGGGATAGAGTTTACCGGGTTACCGGATGAGTCTTTTGATCCGATACTGGGAGACTCCACCGGTGCCGGCGTTATCTTCGGAACCACCGGCGGTGTAATGGAAGCGGCCCTGCGTACCTTGTCCGAGGTCGTAACCGGAAGGCCCCTGGAAGAGCCGGAATTTCAGGAAGTCCGGGGCCTGGACGGTGTGAAGGAGATGGAAGTTTCTCTGGGGGGTCAGACGATCCGTGCAGCCGTTGCTCATGGTACCGCCAATGCCAGGAGACTCCTGGATCAAATAAAATCCGGGGAAAAGGAATACCACTTTGTTGAAATTATGGGATGCCCGGGAGGATGCGTGAACGGAGGCGGTCAGCCTATTGTGCATGCACAGCGTCGCATGGATGAGAATGTTGCGGGGATACGCGCTTCTGCCCTTTATGAGGAGGACAGGAATCTTCCCATTCGAAAATCCCATGAAAATCCGTCCATCCGGAGAATTTACAGGGAGTATCTGAGTGAGCCAAACAGCCCGAAAGCTCACGAGCTTCTGCACACACATTATACCGTACGAAGCAGATACTGA